In Apium graveolens cultivar Ventura chromosome 10, ASM990537v1, whole genome shotgun sequence, the following are encoded in one genomic region:
- the LOC141691477 gene encoding uncharacterized protein LOC141691477: MGEASTEGVGGHSAPITAAAPTATATGAFQPLWGFRRGDTVVGSTKHAWDWSYHSVTPKDFTDVVATPDLERIKLMGAQSLASSNAYFQGAVRQAESWKRASDKADNALRRQQKKYATLEKKLKRKEEELGESNAELVVLRAEKDKAIDNYLDSEEFAQSMRIRDDSVFPGFFRTGWDTALGTVNEACPDINPADYICPDDEALLQRFCTRVVVSDHVPQDPLLPPPESSSRPAEDDSSSSSSETTETSSESGEDDNMDAEGTSAP, from the exons atgggggaggcttcaactgaaggagttGGGGGGCatagtgctcctatcactgctgctgcccctactgctactgccacaggcgccttccagcctctctggggattccgccgaggggacaccgtggttggttccacgaaacatgcttgggattggtcctaccatagcgtgactccaaaggactttactgatgtggtggccacccctgaccttgagaggattaagctcatgggagcccaatctctggcttcg tctaacgcctattttcaaggcgccgtgaggcaagccgagtcatggaagcgggcttctgataaggccgacaatgccctcaggaggcaacagaagaagtatgctaccctggagaagaagctcaagcgcaaagaggaagaactcggagagtctaacgccgagctggtggtacttcgggcggagaaggataaagctatagacaactatctggactcggaggagtttgcccaatccatgaggattagggatgattcagtctttcccgggttttttaggactggttgggacacggcccttgggaccgtgaacgaggcttgtcctgatattaacccggcggactacatctgccctgatgacgaggctttgctacagaggttttgtacccgagtagttgtctcggaccatgttcctcaggatccactccttcctcctcccgagtcttcttccagacctgctgaggacgacagctcttcctcctcctccgagacgacagagacatccagcgagagtggagaggatgataatatggatgccgagggtacttcagctccttag